The following are from one region of the Methanobacterium veterum genome:
- the rnc gene encoding ribonuclease III → MQLLEKFSIEPVNTSLYELAFLHESYSNENGIDECYERLEFLGDAVLEIAVSEFLYNMDSNLTEGELTSLRSNYVCKKALHVYSMELGLDQYIKLGAGQELTRREVDSIISDVFESFIGALYLDLGLDTVKEFLSKTVIPHIKNKDIFFCDYKSKLKQLCDQSGVDVVYELILEEGEPHDKTFGMAAVINGKNYGTGTGGSKKEAQQNAAKIALDNL, encoded by the coding sequence ATGCAATTACTAGAAAAATTTTCAATTGAACCTGTTAACACCAGCCTTTATGAGCTGGCTTTTCTTCATGAGTCTTATTCAAATGAAAACGGCATCGATGAATGTTATGAGAGGCTAGAATTTTTAGGTGATGCTGTTCTTGAGATAGCGGTTTCTGAATTTTTATACAATATGGATTCTAATTTAACTGAAGGTGAATTAACAAGTTTACGTTCAAATTATGTATGTAAAAAAGCACTTCATGTTTATTCTATGGAACTGGGCCTGGATCAGTACATAAAATTAGGGGCTGGTCAAGAATTAACCCGTCGTGAAGTCGATTCAATTATCAGCGATGTATTTGAATCATTTATAGGGGCTTTATATCTTGATTTAGGCCTGGATACTGTGAAGGAATTCCTTTCCAAAACAGTTATACCTCATATAAAAAATAAGGACATCTTTTTTTGTGATTATAAATCCAAATTAAAGCAGTTATGTGATCAAAGTGGTGTAGATGTGGTTTATGAGTTAATACTGGAGGAAGGGGAACCTCATGATAAAACATTTGGTATGGCTGCCGTTATCAACGGTAAGAACTATGGAACAGGTACTGGTGGAAGTAAAAAAGAAGCCCAGCAAAACGCTGCCAAAATTGCACTGGATAACCTTTAA
- a CDS encoding tetratricopeptide repeat protein — protein sequence MLDKLLGKIKEDNKKNPDVEKYFGKGKEYVENQNFQPAIESFKRCIEEDPEEAKAYVGLCIAYSGVMDLGTAREYYEKLKDLDPFLAAQFANTPTGSLLTEDEDTSV from the coding sequence ATGTTAGATAAACTGCTAGGTAAAATTAAAGAGGATAATAAGAAGAATCCAGATGTTGAAAAATATTTTGGTAAAGGTAAGGAGTATGTGGAAAATCAGAACTTTCAACCAGCTATAGAATCTTTTAAAAGATGTATTGAAGAAGATCCAGAAGAAGCTAAAGCATATGTTGGTTTATGTATTGCCTATTCTGGTGTAATGGATTTAGGCACTGCCCGTGAATACTACGAAAAACTTAAAGATCTCGATCCATTTCTTGCAGCACAGTTTGCAAATACTCCAACGGGTTCATTGTTAACTGAAGATGAAGATACTTCAGTTTAA
- a CDS encoding class I SAM-dependent methyltransferase yields the protein MSFKEPTSTQVFFTVAIGHTFGSFFWKNYVKSLNLNGNERILEYGSGSGALSRHIAPILLKSGGSLTCVDISQKWMGTIQKRMDKYPNVEFKLGTIFDLDILDNSYDAVVIHYVLHDIDSNLREEIVMALSRKLKKGGKVYIREPLADNHGMPAAEIRELMVKAGLNEIDFEINNVRLVGKSTEAVFQK from the coding sequence ATGAGTTTTAAAGAACCGACTTCAACCCAGGTATTTTTTACAGTTGCAATAGGACACACCTTTGGCAGTTTCTTTTGGAAAAATTACGTTAAAAGCCTCAATTTAAATGGAAATGAAAGAATTTTAGAATATGGTTCAGGATCGGGTGCTCTTTCAAGGCACATAGCTCCAATTCTCTTAAAAAGTGGGGGGAGTTTAACCTGTGTGGATATATCTCAAAAATGGATGGGCACTATCCAAAAAAGAATGGATAAGTATCCTAATGTAGAATTCAAATTAGGAACAATCTTTGACTTAGATATTCTGGATAATTCTTATGATGCAGTTGTAATCCATTATGTTCTGCATGATATCGATTCTAATTTAAGAGAAGAAATTGTGATGGCTTTAAGCAGGAAATTAAAAAAAGGTGGAAAAGTTTATATCAGGGAGCCTTTAGCAGATAATCATGGAATGCCCGCCGCTGAAATTAGAGAATTAATGGTAAAAGCAGGATTAAATGAAATTGATTTTGAGATAAATAATGTAAGGCTTGTTGGGAAGAGTACTGAGGCTGTATTTCAAAAATAA
- the otsB gene encoding trehalose-phosphatase, which yields MPKYLFDYLNEFEDFKKDEKTAVITDIDGTISKIVLDPYEATITQIMRATLEKLVGKFQLVGIITGRNVKNAKEMLEVDGLLYIGSHGLEYLKDDEIHIEPEVEEYLPIIQKIAQNIQTEEELYNIKNILFQEKGLCFTVHYRKCEDLEGTHRKILEAINEMEGIEKFKITEGRKVVEIRPKIGHDKGTILEKLIFENEVEKIIYLGDDVTDVDAFNKLKELKENGKAHGMGIVVVSEEVPEFVKENASFYVNGVDEVQKFFNWLLEN from the coding sequence TTGCCTAAATACCTTTTTGATTACTTAAATGAATTTGAGGACTTCAAGAAAGATGAGAAAACAGCGGTTATAACAGATATAGATGGTACTATAAGTAAAATAGTTTTAGATCCCTATGAAGCCACTATAACTCAGATCATGAGGGCTACACTTGAAAAACTTGTAGGTAAGTTCCAGTTAGTTGGTATTATAACTGGAAGGAACGTTAAAAACGCTAAAGAGATGCTTGAAGTAGATGGATTGCTTTATATTGGAAGCCATGGGCTCGAATATTTAAAGGATGATGAAATTCATATTGAACCTGAAGTAGAAGAGTATTTGCCCATTATACAGAAGATTGCTCAAAATATCCAGACTGAAGAGGAATTATATAACATTAAGAATATTTTATTCCAGGAAAAAGGACTTTGTTTTACAGTTCACTACAGAAAATGTGAAGATCTGGAAGGAACGCACAGGAAAATTTTAGAAGCTATTAATGAAATGGAAGGTATTGAGAAATTTAAGATTACAGAAGGACGTAAAGTCGTGGAGATAAGACCTAAAATTGGTCATGACAAGGGCACGATACTTGAAAAGCTTATTTTTGAAAATGAGGTTGAAAAGATCATTTACTTAGGCGATGATGTAACTGATGTCGATGCATTTAACAAACTAAAGGAACTCAAAGAAAATGGTAAAGCCCATGGTATGGGAATAGTCGTAGTTTCGGAGGAAGTCCCTGAATTTGTTAAAGAAAATGCATCTTTTTACGTTAATGGAGTTGATGAGGTACAGAAGTTCTTTAACTGGCTTCTGGAAAATTAA
- a CDS encoding nucleotidyl transferase family protein, producing the protein MIGISADFDPVHNGHAKLIEKGRDIAEKTGDEVVIYLNKGYSANHAPFFASYEARREMALKAGADRVVPIEGLHHRLTLAYTVPIRIAMMIEDGVVDYVDAANVSTSKIQKYAASFAKRGIFSGIPRSLPNRNVIRWFAVNDFLYKKYKRKMKFHIIPELQMDGKISGREIRAKIIENNFEIPEDVKEVLPDSTVKILQKEIKKGNIPGKRDIETITKRLNKYSRSKLLNIAHINADAAEAIIKGRQYRNEDQIWAALRMAGYGPVLTRLAISSVEQDVTREEVFDLIKHYEAEGIIPPDQTVESVIERAWFVSSNVEKGVKSSDAHEMFRKGKRGPKPQYTVEAGLHLRSFEVEDLKEGIDASLFVDKREKLACQIRTENRKIKSPLKLPAQSATYLRLLIDSHFIPLSAKLVHKKEGWRVRIFIGQ; encoded by the coding sequence ATGATTGGAATAAGCGCTGATTTTGACCCAGTACATAACGGACACGCTAAACTCATAGAAAAAGGAAGAGACATTGCAGAGAAAACAGGAGATGAAGTTGTAATTTATTTAAATAAAGGTTACAGCGCTAACCATGCCCCATTTTTTGCAAGTTACGAAGCAAGACGCGAAATGGCACTTAAAGCAGGTGCTGATAGAGTTGTACCCATTGAAGGGCTTCACCACAGGCTGACTCTTGCATATACCGTTCCAATCAGGATAGCGATGATGATTGAAGATGGTGTTGTGGACTACGTTGATGCAGCCAATGTTTCAACCAGTAAAATCCAGAAATATGCAGCATCATTTGCAAAACGAGGTATATTCAGCGGTATTCCACGGAGCCTCCCAAACCGTAACGTAATAAGATGGTTTGCAGTGAATGATTTCCTCTACAAAAAATACAAACGGAAAATGAAGTTCCACATAATTCCTGAACTGCAGATGGACGGTAAAATATCAGGCAGAGAAATCAGGGCAAAGATAATTGAGAACAACTTCGAAATACCTGAAGATGTAAAAGAAGTCCTCCCTGACTCCACAGTAAAGATCCTTCAAAAAGAGATAAAAAAAGGAAATATTCCCGGAAAACGGGACATTGAAACCATTACAAAACGGCTTAATAAATATTCAAGGTCAAAACTGCTTAATATAGCCCATATAAATGCTGATGCAGCAGAGGCCATCATTAAAGGTAGACAATACCGAAACGAAGATCAGATTTGGGCGGCACTGAGAATGGCAGGATACGGTCCAGTTCTTACAAGGCTTGCAATAAGTTCAGTTGAGCAGGACGTGACACGTGAAGAGGTATTTGATCTTATTAAACATTATGAAGCAGAAGGAATTATTCCTCCAGATCAGACTGTAGAAAGTGTGATTGAAAGGGCATGGTTTGTATCTTCTAATGTTGAAAAAGGAGTTAAATCCTCAGATGCTCATGAAATGTTTAGAAAAGGAAAAAGAGGTCCGAAACCTCAGTATACTGTTGAGGCAGGGCTTCACCTTAGAAGTTTTGAAGTCGAGGATTTAAAAGAGGGGATTGATGCCTCCTTATTTGTTGATAAAAGGGAGAAACTGGCCTGCCAGATACGTACTGAAAACCGTAAAATAAAAAGCCCCCTGAAGTTACCTGCCCAATCTGCTACATACCTGCGGCTTCTTATTGATTCTCATTTTATTCCGCTAAGCGCAAAGTTAGTGCATAAAAAAGAAGGTTGGAGAGTCAGAATATTTATTGGACAATGA